The Henckelia pumila isolate YLH828 chromosome 2, ASM3356847v2, whole genome shotgun sequence genome includes a window with the following:
- the LOC140882435 gene encoding peroxidase 4-like, with protein sequence MASFSSLKILFNINIICLLVMVAFSMGGVSAQLSTGHYTYSCPKVFEAVESVVQSAVAKERRMGASLLRLHFHDCFVQGCDGSILLDDTSSFTGEKTAIPNNNSVRGFNVIDDIKSKVESVCPGVVSCADILAIAARDSVVQLGGPNWDVKVGRKDSLTASLSAANSGVIPPPTSTVSNLVNRFQARGLSAKDMVVLSGAHTIGQARCTSFRNRIYNETNIDPSFSRTRQSNCPSRNGVGDNNLAPLDLKTPTTFDNNYYKHLLVKKGLLHSDQILYNGGSTDSLVETYSKNPKAFSDDFVAAMIRMGDISPLTGSNGQIRKNCRRVN encoded by the exons ATGGCTTCCTTTTCTTCATTGAAAATTCTTTTTAATATCAATATAATCTGTTTGTTAGTGATGGTTGCATTCTCAATGGGCGGCGTCTCCGCTCAACTGTCGACTGGTCATTACACATACTCATGCCCGAAGGTGTTCGAGGCGGTGGAGTCGGTGGTTCAGTCCGCCGTTGCAAAGGAACGGCGCATGGGTGCCTCACTCCTCCGCCTCCACTTCCATGATTGCTTTGTCCAa GGGTGCGACGGATCGATACTACTGGATGACACATCTTCTTTCACCGGGGAGAAGACTGCTATTCCTAACAATAATTCGGTAAGGGGTTTCAACGTGATTGATGATATCAAGTCCAAGGTTGAGTCTGTGTGTCCCGGGGTCGTCTCGTGTGCTGATATTCTCGCCATCGCTGCGCGCGATTCTGTCGTACAA CTTGGAGGACCAAATTGGGACGTTAAAGTAGGAAGAAAGGATTCTTTAACAGCAAGCCTTTCAGCTGCGAATAGCGGTGTGATTCCGCCCCCGACTTCTACTGTTTCCAACCTCGTCAATAGGTTCCAAGCTAGGGGTCTCTCGGCTAAGGACATGGTAGTCTTATCGG GAGCACACACCATTGGGCAAGCAAGATGTACATCGTTTAGAAACAGGATATACAATGAGACCAACATTGATCCATCTTTTTCACGAACAAGACAAAGCAACTGCCCTAGCCGGAATGGCGTTGGAGACAACAACTTGGCCCCTCTCGACCTTAAAACACCGACGACATTTGACAACAACTACTACAAACATCTTCTTGTGAAGAAGGGACTCTTGCATTCTGACCAAATACTCTACAACGGCGGATCCACGGATTCGCTTGTTGAAACATATAGCAAGAACCCTAAAGCCTTTAGTGACGATTTTGTTGCAGCGATGATAAGAATGGGCGACATAAGCCCTCTAACCGGATCAAACGGCCAGATAAGGAAGAACTGCAGGAGggttaattag
- the LOC140881296 gene encoding LOB domain-containing protein 15 isoform X2 yields the protein MSRERVEGLEEIGKKLKTESTTNGCLVMGKRQMMLNTITPCAACKLLRRRCAEECPFSPYFSPHEPQKFAAVHKVFGASNVSKMLMEVPESQRADAANCLVYEANVRLRDPVYGCMGAISALQQQVQNLQAQLNAVRAEIITYKYREAANNIINASNDHAAALAVSVAELPQAPPTPTPVPPPPSVVVSSSSSAQSMYTSPTNTASYNSISNNHVPYFD from the exons ATGTCCAGAGAAAG GGTGGAAGGGTTAGAAGAGATTGGAAAGAAGTTGAAGACGGAGAGTACTACTAATGGTTGTTTGGTGATGGGGAAGAGACAGATGATGCTAAACACAATAACTCCATGCGCGGCTTGCAAGCTATTGCGTCGTAGATGCGCAGAAGAATGCCCTTTCTCTCCTTATTTCTCCCCGCATGAGCCCCAGAAATTTGCTGCTGTTCACAAAGTCTTCGGAGCAAGTAACGTTTCCAAGATGCTCATG GAGGTGCCGGAGTCGCAAAGAGCGGATGCAGCGAATTGCTTAGTGTATGAAGCTAATGTGAGGCTTAGAGATCCAGTTTATGGATGCATGGGAGCGATTTCAGCATTGCAACAGCAGGTTCAAAATTTACAAGCTCAACTTAATGCCGTCAGAGCTGAGATAATAACATACAAATATAGAGAAGCTGCAAATAACATCATCAATGCATCTAACGATCACGCCGCCGCGTTGGCTGTTTCTGTGGCTGAGCTGCCGCAAGCTCCGCCGACTCCAACCCCAGTACCCCCACCTCCGTCAGTCGTCGTCTCCTCGTCTTCTTCGGCTCAGTCTATGTACACTTCTCCTACTAACACTGCTAGTTACAACAGCATTTCCAATAATCATGTACCTTACTTTGATTAG
- the LOC140881296 gene encoding LOB domain-containing protein 15 isoform X1, producing MFSFAKQRRFSCLILRVEGLEEIGKKLKTESTTNGCLVMGKRQMMLNTITPCAACKLLRRRCAEECPFSPYFSPHEPQKFAAVHKVFGASNVSKMLMEVPESQRADAANCLVYEANVRLRDPVYGCMGAISALQQQVQNLQAQLNAVRAEIITYKYREAANNIINASNDHAAALAVSVAELPQAPPTPTPVPPPPSVVVSSSSSAQSMYTSPTNTASYNSISNNHVPYFD from the exons ATGTTTTCTTTCGCGAAACAACGACGATTTTCTTGTTTGATTTTAAGGGTGGAAGGGTTAGAAGAGATTGGAAAGAAGTTGAAGACGGAGAGTACTACTAATGGTTGTTTGGTGATGGGGAAGAGACAGATGATGCTAAACACAATAACTCCATGCGCGGCTTGCAAGCTATTGCGTCGTAGATGCGCAGAAGAATGCCCTTTCTCTCCTTATTTCTCCCCGCATGAGCCCCAGAAATTTGCTGCTGTTCACAAAGTCTTCGGAGCAAGTAACGTTTCCAAGATGCTCATG GAGGTGCCGGAGTCGCAAAGAGCGGATGCAGCGAATTGCTTAGTGTATGAAGCTAATGTGAGGCTTAGAGATCCAGTTTATGGATGCATGGGAGCGATTTCAGCATTGCAACAGCAGGTTCAAAATTTACAAGCTCAACTTAATGCCGTCAGAGCTGAGATAATAACATACAAATATAGAGAAGCTGCAAATAACATCATCAATGCATCTAACGATCACGCCGCCGCGTTGGCTGTTTCTGTGGCTGAGCTGCCGCAAGCTCCGCCGACTCCAACCCCAGTACCCCCACCTCCGTCAGTCGTCGTCTCCTCGTCTTCTTCGGCTCAGTCTATGTACACTTCTCCTACTAACACTGCTAGTTACAACAGCATTTCCAATAATCATGTACCTTACTTTGATTAG